The following is a genomic window from Chanos chanos chromosome 1, fChaCha1.1, whole genome shotgun sequence.
acagagagaagatgggTTGTAATCAACGGACACAGGAAAGGATGCTTAGTGCGCTTCTGGTGTTCTGTCTCGCGACCTGCGGGGTAAAGCTCGTGCTGGGCTGCCAGTTGCCCACTGAGTGGCGGCCTCTGAGCGAGGGGTGTCGAGCAGAGTTGGCAGAGATCATTGTATATGCCAAGGTACTGGCGATTCATGAAGAGCCATACGCTTCCAGTCTATACAACTACCTGCCGTACCAATATCAGGGAGCAGAGAACGGGTTACTTTACGCTGCAGAAATTGAGTTGCTATGCGACCAGGCTTGGGGCAGCATGTTAGAGGTCCCGGCCGGTTCCCGGCTCAACCTCACAGGTCTCGGCTATTTTGCGTGCCAGTCGCATACGGTGATGGAAAACTACTCCTACATCTTTTTTCTCAGGTGAGTCTTTCTCTTAAGAGCTACAACAGTGGAGAGGGAAAGCCTTATGAAATATCAGGCCttcggggggggtggggggggggggggcgtgcacacacacacacacacacacacactagttttAGTGAATGGTAAGCACTTCAAGCTGAGGTATTGATTGACAGCTTGTCTGCATTTGCTCTTTGACCTTCTCTTCCAGTGTCTAAGTGGAGCTGCTTTAGTACCCTAAGGTCAAAGGACAGTTTTTTCCAGTGCAAAAACAGATGTAACAAATTATTAAAACATCCAGCTCCTCTTTTTtgtgacatctctctctctctctctctctgtgtctgcctgtctgtctgtgtatgtgtgtgtgctttgtagGATGGATGAAAACTACAATATCCTCCCTCATGGTGTTAACTTCCAGGATGCTATTTTCCCAGACACGTTAGAGAACCGCCGCATGTTCTCTAGTCTGTTCCAGTTTTCCAACTGTTCCCACAGCAACACCTTACACAGCTTCAACCCTGACTGGGAGAGTCAGGAAGACAGCAGGGTAAGACGCCTCTCATACAACAGGTAGACAGGCACAGTTTCACGGTTGAAGCaatattttcttaaaatataaatgacattACACAATAGCTTTTTTTGAGTCTGTTTTGGTGCCTTTTTCCAGTACGATTTGGTTTCATTCTTCTGTTCTATCTCATTCAAATTCTTTGTTTGGAAACTTACCTTTTGTaacataaatgttttttgaCTGTCTTTCTTAACTGACTTGTAATCCTGCCATTAGCAGAAATGACATGATTTAATACTTGATGTGATTGGTGGCACAGTATATTTTCACTGTTTCCAGTCACAGTGGCACAGATTAAAAGCTggctctgagagacagaagtgCACCctcacatcagacacacacagatctgcaAATCCTCTTAGGGCCAACcctgaaaaaaagggagaaggcCAAGGGCCCAGTGTTTGAATGATGTACATGTGGGTAACACTTGTACATATGGAAAGGAGAAGtgcagacactcacacacacacacacacacacaccacggtATTGCTCCATACAGTGGGGGTTTGCTGTGTAGATATGACATCAGGTCAACCTTATGAAGtgaagtgcatgtgtgtgtgagtgactgcaCAAGTGGGAAGAGATGCGTGCTGTGTGCAGCGTTCGGGAGCAGATTAGTCATAAATCCAAGATGCTCATAAATGTCTGCTGTTGGCAGCAGGATGTAGGAGTTTTGTCAGCTGTAAGTGTCTCTAACCAGCCACCTGACTAGCATAGCATAATGCAAATCTACTGGTTACCTTGGAAACCACAGGAACAAACCCACCGTATTTACCAGATTAGAGTTCAGAACATGGATGCATGATGAGATCTGttgtctttccattttttcctgtctctgtctttctcacacacatagacagtcTGTTTAGGTCTTTGTGTGGAGGGATGTTTGGCCTAGCAGGGGACTGGGGTGATTGTAAGGTTCATCTGACTTAATAGAAGGCAGATTAAAGACCTCCCACCTAGAGCTGCTCTACCttagacagagaggggggggggggggggggctctgaaCAGAGAGTAGTGGTGAACTTTGAGAGGTTAATAAATCAGGGGTTTGATGTAAATGACTCAGGGCAGATTGGGTGGAATGTTGGGGTCCTTGCAGCCTTGTCAGAAACATATACATGGTGGGGAACTTAGGAGCAAATGCTCAGTCTCCctttcgcacacacacacacacacacacacacacacacacacacaaaagagcgTGATGAGGCTAAGCCTTTGTACATTAAACACATCTTACACCAGTTCTGAGCTGGATTTATGGGGGTTTGTGGAAAAAGTGGATAaaacttggaaaaaaagtttaaaaagtaGGGGGAAATGTTTGGAATGCCTGAGACCGCACTGCACTTAAATGTGCTAAGCTAAGAGAAATAGTTAAGGAAATGACATGTTGAAAAGCAACTTTTGCTGAAAGCACATGCACTTTGgacaaactgtgtgtctgtgtgtgtgtgtgtgtgtgtgttataatggAAGAGAGTGCAGTAGCCATGGCAGGTAGGTGAATGGAGGGAGTGGGAGATGACCTGAAGGACGGTAGGAATCTCCATTAACAGTCctggctcagagagagagtgaagagagagagaagcatggaAAGAGGTTTACCAGATTCTTCTGACCCACTCAGTCCTGATGTATTTGCATCTCCACAGATGGAAACAACAACTGTAAGATTTCAGTTATGGGGTTTAGGAGACATACAGAAGGACAAAGACTATGTTATAATAAGACCTCTTGGatgagcagagtgtgtgtgtgtgtttatgtgttaactagtaagttgtgtgtgtgggtgagttttTTTCTGGTATGCCTGGGTCACAGGCCATTAATTAAGGAGGTGGGAGGTCGCTCTAACAGGTGTTTTATAGTCTAAGCAGATGTCACTGGGGGAAAGGGTGAGTGTGTTGAGCTGTGAACCGTGGAGTGGGACAGTGGTaaaatcaaactctctctcactcacacacacacatacatgaacagaGCTgttatgtgtctctgtggttgTGAGCCGGAAGTTGATTATCAGTGGGGAGAAATGCAGAGATAATGAGTGTTATTTCACTGTGTAGACAGGTTTTTCCAATggtttactcacacacaaacacgcacacgcacatgcacacgcacatgcacacacacacacacacacacacacacaaacacacatcctgtCCAAACATGGTGTCTAGGACCCTGGATGGTGTTTCCCTAAATCCCCCCTTTAATCCACCTAGAACtgttcaaaacaataaaattgaaatcaaatttagtcaaacaaatcaaaactcatttaaaatcCCGATTGAAATAATTTCTTTCAATAATATTCTCATCAAAATTCATATGATTTAGCTCGCACTGAGTGAGTTAAATCATTCAGAACTCAGAACTGGACTCACCCCCAAAAATTAAACACTTAAATAAAACCTAAATGGCTTAAAGTGTTTTTGAAGCTCATTTAACTCAACTAATTATTCCCCCAAATCATACATTTAATCATGCTAAACTGACATCAAAACTCATCTAACTCGGGTCATGTCTGGCAAAGATAAAGACTGCAAGAGCACCAAGACAATGTTTATGAGTCTCCAACAAAATATCTTAAAGGTCAGAGATGTCTGCATCAAAACAGTGAATAAACCTGATAGTACAATAACAGCATGGACCCGCTGTTAACTTCAGTGATCATTAGATGCATATAGATGACATTACATTGTTTATTTGAAACCACAGGTGCTGGAGAATAAGACTGACAGATGAAGAGGACTCAGTTTGAACCTGTATAATTTCACTAGCTCATCAAGAAAAGTTTGACAAGTTAGgctgcataaacacacaagtGGTTTATAAACAAGAGTGATCTTCACGAAAAAGTATTTGGATCATTTATATGAttaacacaagcacaaaaaaaatcacccctCCCCCTACGGCACGTAGTTGCAACCTGGCTGGAAACAAATtttaaatatgataaatatCATATCACATTTAAACTTTTTCCACAGCCCCTGCCCAAACCTCCCTCTCTGTTGTGTACTGTCCTGTCGTGCCAGAGTACCAGATGAGTTTGTAATGTTTTCATCTCAGGAACATCTTTGGCCTGCAAAGAACAGGCTGTGTTTGGCTTTTGAAACAAACTGTCTCACATTGTCCaaactttctctcactctcatacccacacacacacacaattgagAGGACAGTTAAGTTTTCTAAATGTGGTCACTGATGGTCACTGATTGATATTTACTTTGAAGTGCTGCTGATACACATTCTGTGACCATAAGTCTTTTAAGTATATCGGTCATTTGtccatctgtcagtctgtcagtcaatttccttcactctgtccctgtgtctctgtgagctGTGTTTAGCGTAGTTTTTATGCCAGTGGGGAGTGTGCTGTTATTACAGGCGTGGGTGTTGTGTTTGGATAGTAAAACATCAGTACAGCACTCCTAACACTCatgctcttttctttccttctcaccTACCTCATCCTTCtgtcccctttctttttctcgccctctctttctctgccctccCTTACATCTCCTGCTTCTGTTTGCTCCATTTTTTGATTTTACATTTGTACTCTTCAGTTTGTAGTTTGCATCTCTTTACCTTCTCTGAGTCAAACATAgaaaagttttgaaattttaTGTCGGTTTATGACAATGGATATGAAACCTGTGTTATCTGACGTGGTATTTCTTCCACTCACGCGTCACTCAAAGTCTGGTGTTTACACCCCGTTGTTACTATAATTTCATTAGAATtcaatgaaattccatttccatttcattaCTTCATGGTATAGTTATGTTAGCCTTAAGAGAGAGTAGAAGTGCAGTGGAGGTGTGAGGCTTGCTCTATTCATGGTTCTGTTTGTACCTAGGTTTTTAGGCCACAACTGAGTTCATGGTTTGGGTTGAAAGCAAATTGAATTTACGGTCTGTGTAATGACATCTTATgttctgttgttatttaaaatggttattcTGTTGACATTGTTATTAAGGCTCTCATAATCTTCCATTCAAATGACGAGCACGCATATGTTCTTGtggtgagaaaagaaaagacaaagaaaagttGCACTGGCTTCAAATTATGATCGACATTATTCCTAATGATCAAAAGCATAAACAGTGTACAATGTTCTCCTTTTCTACAAATATGTGTTCCCTGTGATGTGGCgtcaccttcagaaaaaaaccccttcatTTCCAGGAGctgaagttaaaaaataaataactaaatcaaATCAGAGGTGCCTGTGCCGTGAATGGAGGATTACAGACgcatggtttttggttttggaaaCCCTTACATTCCTAGTATTTTATTATAgtatttatatttgtaattttCTGGGGTTTTGCCTTACAGCATGTTTCTAGCcaacaggtgtatgtgtgaatggtGTATAAGTGGTAGGCCACagaattgtgtatgtgtgtgtttgagggtctgtgtatgtttatagaTGGATTGGTGCTGCCCTGGTGGGGGGTGTGATTTTTCAGctgctctgttgtgtgttttagtgcGAGAGAGGGCATAGGAGAAGGCTGTTCACTTCCTTTCTCAGCCTGTAGAATAcccatcatcctctctcttcagCAGTTAAGTGCTTGCTAAATACCTGACCTACAACATCAACTAATACTCCGTATGGGGCAGATCCCGTccagtacagagagaaaaacagggccGCTGAAtaatgcctacacacacacgcacacacacacacacacacacacacacacaagccgcCGGTGCATGCTGTGTGCTGGGGCCCACAGATGAAAGGCAGTAGTGGAGGAGAAGTAATGCAGATGACAGGAGTAGGGGATGTTTGTGGTATGTGCACTCCTTGTTTATGATTGGACTGGAACTTAAAAGAACGTCCTTCTTTCACTCTATATTAAATTagctctctttccttctgtcctTCTTGCTGTTGGACTGCTGccattgcttttctttcttttttttcaggttatATGTTCACTCAGGGCATTTACATTCTTTGGAACGCCACAGATGGCTATTTGAACACAAGGCTGTATGTCTGTATCAAATGCTTATGATTAGATTTTGAATGTTAGTAGACCAAGAGTCTACTAGTCCAGGGCGAGTCCAGGGCACGAGTCACGTCTGCTTTGGCAGTGTGACTTTAGTCACATGTTTTCTCTATGATAGTGTTTATTCTAGATGGTTTGCTTTGTTGGAATAAACACAGTGGAGAGTGTTGAACTGTGCTAAGCCAAGATGAGCTCAGTGAGTCAACCTATTTAACTTACTTAGCACACTGTGCCAGTTCGTGTCAGGAGTCACATTTTTAAAGGATTTGAATGTGTCTGAGTTTGAAATTAGAACCTTAAGGTGAGATGGAACCAGCAAACCCCAGCCTTGAAATAAGAAAGCTGGCTTTCAGTGTAAATACAGTGACAAATGTGAAAATTCATCATAATGTCAGGTAATTCTCACTGTGTAACAGGGGGCTTATTCGATGGCATCAAGTTAAGTGCATTTCTTTGCAGGAGTGGTGTTTAGGTCTGGGTGTTGTCATAGAGTTGATCCCTTGTGGCTCAGCTTGTGTTGACTTGACCAGCATAGAAATGGTCCACTTGCTGTGTGATGTATTTTCGAGGTCTTTAATGTGGTCTTAAAGAGATGTGTTCAGAGTCCTCTCAGACTCAGCCATACAAAGTTTTCACCGACGATGGATTCTGCTAAGACAGCTCTGAAAAGTGTTTACTGTCTTACGTAGTGTGTTTTCCTGAGGTCTGCGTCTCAAATGAGGGTAGTCATGTCTTTCCTGAAGCTGCATGTTGCATAATTAGCCCTGAGACAGGCAACACCTCGTCTCTCTGGTGAGCCGACCATTGGTATTGGTATTAACAGCCAGACTGGTGAAACTGGTATTAACAGACAGTTTCGCTAACTCACCAACCAAGTCAGTGGCTCGTGTTGCCGGTGGCATGTGTGCCAGTTCACATCCATTTTGAGTAACTCATTTTGTTGTGAAAAGAGGTCTCAAGTTGAACTTTGTTTAATTCACTAGTGacttgctgaaaaaaaaaacgttaaaatgtatttgaaaagattaaaaaggaaATGGTTTTTCTCAGGTCTCTCTCCTACATCCTTAAACCAGAAGTCCTCTCTGTTATTTTAGTCCTTACTACTACGTTTGATGTCATTGCATTACTGTGCTGAGAGAAGAATGATGCATTAAATTATAGCTAAagttcaattctctctctctctctctctccctctctctccctccctccctctctcagctgtTGTGTTCGTCAGTTCAGCAGGTCCTGTTTGAAGAAGAGGAGCGTGTTCGTAGACTGGAGGAGCGTTTGGTtcagatggaaaagagaaacagacagttgAAAGACAGGGTAAGGAAGCTTAAGCGTTCTCTAAGGAAGGCTCGGAAAATCTCGCGCAGGGCCGAACGGGAACGCCAGCAGCTGCAGGAGCGTCTGAGTGCTACAGAGAGACGCACGGGCCACCATTTCAATGCTATTTCATCTTCCCAAAACCCGCCCTCCCGCGGATACACATATGGACTGTGAAtgcacatacgtacacacacacacacacacacacacacacacacacacacacactaacacagacacacagactgctgGGCAGTCTCTCAAACTGCAAACTGCTTTTATTGACAAAACCGTTTGCAGCAAAATATTGCTGAGGCATTTGTCCTAATCTCTAACTCACACGTTTTATAGATTTAGGCAGTTCTAGAGATGGAAAGCTGAGTGGCTCAGACTCAAGCCTGTACATGTGCATGGATGAGCTACTTACACTTGGGtctcttctttttgtgtttcaaacattttctcttcagAGTGGCATTTCTACTGGTAGAAACTTTAAATccgtttggtttttgtgtgcCACACAGGCTGGCCTCACCTATCATGAAACAGGGTGGCAAAGAACCTAAGCAGTGAAAGCTGTAAACTACATTCTTCTTTCCTCCCATGAGATATTCACTTTAATTCAATGACACACaaccttttcatttttgagagagaaaaaagtaaacTACCTTGACTAGCAATTATTAGCATACTCTTCTAATACAAACTGATTTCAAATTATTATCACTTGACTTCCAAGTCCAGTATAAACTTGTTGTgacattgggtttttttttcctcagtgagGTTTTACATTTTATTGACATTCCTTATAATAGTGTATTTTCTGATGTTGTTTGTGCTATAGATGCAGATCCAGGTGCACACGCTGTTTTCTAAGTCACTAAGTGAATTTAGCAGCTCCCATTCCGTGCATGTTGAACCCACGGCATTTTATGAACATATGAAAGAATGGATGGATAGCtcagagcatgaaaaaaaaagaaaaataatgattgaaTGAAAGgaagcaaactttttttgtgttgaaGTATTGTGTGGAGCTagttgccatggagacacaCATGGTAGCAGCACCCCAAGTGCTTCCTCCTCAGAGCTATAATCTGttaagattttgttttgtttctctccactCGTGCAGAATATAAATTTTCATATGAGTTGACTATCAaactgttgttttgtattttgtaatgaTCTCCATGAACAGAATTAAaatgccttttctttttaaagtcaaACTGTGATTCAACCATACATAAACATAGAGGCATGCTatcaccctcccacacacacacagatatgataCACATATGATACATATATCATCTGAGATCGTATTGTATTATatgacagtgtgtatctgtgcgtccTGAGTTACCTATGATTCATGCTGCTGTTCCTTTGcgtggttgccatggagatgcCACTGGTAGAAAATTGAAGTGAATGTTAGGTATTCCTTAGAAATTCCATGCAAGGAAAAGAGGTCTCTGAAATTGACCAGTGATCCATGGCTGGAAAACCTTAGAACTTTAGTATGGAACTAATTACAAAGACCTCCAGTGTtacatcacagacacacgcacccgcacatgcacacacacacgcacacacacaaggtgcATTGCCATAcactttgagagaaaaaaacactcacacagagaaagatttTTGTTACACAAGTTATTTAGACAGCTGGATGTACTTAGTGAGAGGCAGGTTCAGAGCATAGACCCCAGATCCCCCTGAAAGGATTACTGCTCTTCTTCCCCGAATAGTTCAGTCACTCAATTaggggatgagaggagaaaagagggtaaaaagagagagaatagtggATATGTTCAGCATTAGTTACCTCTCCTTAAGGatacagaaatagagagatgaCTGAGTTTGTGACTTAGGTCTTGCAGTGACTTTTTAGTAAAACCCTAAACTTCTCCCTGCATCGGtaacagaagaggaaaaaggacTCTAATAAAGAGCTCCGGAGTCGGGCAGTAAATGGCACgtaaaagagacagaacaacCCCACAGTTCTGTTTGTATACACTCTTGGCTCATTTACCAGTGAAATCTTGTCAGTATCATGCAGCAGAGAAGAGTGTGAAGCGGGGTCTGTGCCTTTGAAAAATGGTGCTGTAATTCTATTGAATAAAAAGCCCTGGGgccgtctgtgtgtttgtgaaaaaggAACCGTATacagctgtgttttctgttatttgtgTCAGAAGCAGCTCCTGTCATTATAAGATTTGAAGAAATGCTATAGACACAATAACCAACGTTCTGGTGAAGCATTTTCTGATGtgaatttcagagaaaaagagaacaggggGCTAGAAAATGAAACTGGGATGTATGTAGAGGAgaattcttttcagtttttcactgcAGTATGGAGCCCATAAGGCTCTTTAAATTTATgataatctctttctctctctctcctgaattAATACTGAACTCAACGAGCCTTTTCCACCTGCTGCTTCATATAACATTCCCACAATGCTTCTGCAACTGCAAACTCAGGCTCACATtcacaaaatgtattaaaaatctGTTCCCACAATTTACCTAAAAACTCCACAAGTACTATATAAGAGattggagagaggaaaatggaggAGGGCTGAgcaaagggcagagagagagagagagagagagagagagtgatgaggaaGAGTatttgaagagaaagaaagaggagtgtTCAGTCATTTGGCCCTGactctttcctcttcctgtgGCGTCCTAAAGCCGTGTGGGAGGATTGTAGGGGGCCAGAGCTACTTGGCAgggcagtgcatgtgtgtgtgtgtgtgtgtgtatgtgtgtagaacTAGACAGTTTAAAGGTTTTATGAAGCAATAAGAACTAAGACTCCCTCCCCCATAACCTCTACCTAACAGTCAAACCTGCTGCCCTGACCCTCCCACAGAAGCCCCTGGAGAAAtgcatgctctgtgtgtgtgtgtgtctgtgtgtgaaagcgagagagaggacaaaacaatagtgattatataaaaaaagaaaaactaaggATTTTATAAACCCAAATTGGACCTTATTGGCAAAGCAATTCAGTCAAAAGCTATAACTCGCATGACCAAACAAGACCCAAATTGCCTCTCAGAAAATGATCATCATTATCACCCCAATGTTTCCAAGCAGAAAACCAAATTTTGACGTTTTATTGGAGTTTGCTTTAGCTTTCACTTGAAGTCTCTGACTGTTAGGCAATAGTGCAGTAATCAGAGAGTGGCATGATAGCACCCATTCCCCTGAAGGCTGGCTGTAAAAGGTAGTTTATTTTAAGTAGATAATGAGAGGCAAAACTTGTATTGACCCCTGAGGCAGTCCAGGCTGAGAAGTGGAAacacgtgtgtgaatgtgggctctctgaaggcaaaaaaaaaaaaaaacagacatcttGGAGATTAACTAAATGTAGTCACTGTCATGAAGTCGCTGTCTTTAACATTCCATCTGTTTATATTATTACATCTAGAAAATTCTCATAGATGAGCAAGtcatgagtgcatgtgtgggttAGGTGAAGAGTCTGGTATGTGATGCGTGCAAATGGAAAAGGTAGGAATCCTTCCTCCTGTGGAACTGTGGTATGTGGAGTCTTTTACCCCAGCTTTAATCTAACACACCCACCTCTGTCAGAGCTTTCTCAGGGCCTTGATtaactgaatcaggtgtgtctgAATAAAGTTAGAGCAAAAGCCCACATACACTTCAGGCTTCAGCTGTGGAGGGTTGCCAACCTCTGAGGTTAATGAAAGGGCCAAGTATAAAGAATGAAGCAAACAATTCCAGCTAATTTGTTTTGCCTGTATTCTGTTGCATCTGCAAAACATTAGATGAGCATGTGCCAAATGTCTGTGGAGTCCTGCCCATGCATCATGCCTCTGTGGTGACTGACCAAGGAGCATGAGCTTGTGTaagaaggagaaaaatggaTAACCATTTACCCAGAGGCCTCCACTGCTGATGGTCAGACTACCAGAAGAGGACCCTACGAACAGGTTACAGATGCCCGTGGAAGGACATCCCAATAAAATATGTAGAAAATGAGTTAATTTAGTTCATTCTCTGTGACAAACTATCTAAACATGAAATTCCAAACCTACAcaaaccttttgtttttaaaaggacTTACAGAACTTGTAAATACCTTTTTAAATATGTGCATCCAGCCTATGGGATGAGGCATGATCTCCAGAGCATAGACCTCTCTTGGCCCATACACGGGTAATTCACCAAGGTCATCCGCAGACATGTGCACATGAGTAAATTTCATAGAATGGCAGTCAGTGATCAgttaaaaaggaaatgaagcCTGGGGGTAGAGACAGGGCAGCCATGGTCAGTCTGAGTGCTAATGAGCGCCTGGGGTGTTCTACCACACAAACAAGCCAACAACCGCCTCAGggtacagtaaaaaaaacccatcaaaaaTTCACTGTTTTCACCACTTACTGTTTCTTCTGTAGACCTGTGAGGCACACAGCACACTGAATCAGCTAAAAGTGAAGACCTTTTTGATTCCATAGCAGACCACAGTATATAAtttttgaaataatgaaataataaaaaaagtttgAGGTTCTATATTTGAGAAGGCTCACAGACAGATATACAGCTTTCATGATCATTCAGGATTtattagaggaaaaaaaaatagagaaaaacaaTCATTCATTCCCCCGTTTACAGCATGGTATATAAACTCTGATATGTGCAGGTGATTGTCAAAGGCATTGGATATGCAAGCCCCATATCAACTGAAGTGTCACATCACAGTAAAGTTAGTAATTGTATTCCACCCCAAAATATGGATCATCCTTGTTACATGCATAAAGagtaaatatttcacatttcactgggcaacttttttttttcttttcttcgttttttttttttttttttggacaaggTTGTCATGGAGATGCGGTGATCACAAGACCTGTGTTGTCACTGGCATGTGGTTCTATGCTtttcatacacatataaatacagatGTCAGGACGTGTCAAGTTATGCTGACATTTTAAGGGTTGAAACTGTAAAGCTCTTCCAACATGCTtgcatttga
Proteins encoded in this region:
- the ccdc3a gene encoding coiled-coil domain-containing protein 3a; its protein translation is MLSALLVFCLATCGVKLVLGCQLPTEWRPLSEGCRAELAEIIVYAKVLAIHEEPYASSLYNYLPYQYQGAENGLLYAAEIELLCDQAWGSMLEVPAGSRLNLTGLGYFACQSHTVMENYSYIFFLRMDENYNILPHGVNFQDAIFPDTLENRRMFSSLFQFSNCSHSNTLHSFNPDWESQEDSRLLCSSVQQVLFEEEERVRRLEERLVQMEKRNRQLKDRVRKLKRSLRKARKISRRAERERQQLQERLSATERRTGHHFNAISSSQNPPSRGYTYGL